A section of the Marinimicrobium koreense genome encodes:
- a CDS encoding flavohemoglobin expression-modulating QEGLA motif protein: MPSQQYLEQLKTLSNRLVALQKPIRILDAIKWTPEIEQAFHASGGKALPKVGPEYYQRQALGFDPERLDRELLALDRDIKRQLGRGDALGKILKSTVEQYQLVVQLLRHRGRAEFGDYSRQLYGSASDRIRGDRKTLRTLGERLCDIFSLPAVEHLNRPYPRDIGAETAVAMLRQRMDRYFGPGQVKVSISDDIVSDAAAGGDTIKVNRRASFSELDIQVLEVHEGWVHIGTTLNGREQPWATWLSVGSPRITGIQEGMAVLMETLTFSSFPQRARRVSDRVVAVDLAEQGADFCEVYRYFLERGVSEHDSYRVTQRVFRGGQVSGDRGAVFTKDISYVKGFVENVNFIRSAIQSGVPEIIPMLFVGKVTLDDLPLLYERYLEGVISAPRHLPPMFRDLNGLYVWFGFSSSLSLMNIARVQQHFSKLFEQLPATAPLYPGSNNGKRDAELD, translated from the coding sequence ATGCCCTCCCAGCAATACCTGGAACAGCTCAAAACCCTGTCCAACCGGCTGGTGGCACTGCAGAAGCCGATCCGTATCCTCGATGCCATCAAGTGGACGCCCGAGATCGAACAGGCCTTCCACGCCAGTGGCGGCAAGGCCCTGCCCAAGGTAGGCCCGGAGTATTACCAGCGCCAGGCCCTGGGGTTTGACCCCGAGCGCCTGGACCGCGAACTGTTGGCCCTGGATCGGGACATCAAGCGCCAGTTGGGCCGGGGCGATGCCCTGGGCAAGATTCTCAAATCCACGGTGGAGCAGTATCAGTTGGTGGTACAGCTGCTGCGCCACCGCGGGCGTGCCGAGTTCGGGGACTACAGCCGTCAGCTCTACGGCTCCGCCAGTGACCGCATCCGGGGTGACCGGAAGACCCTGCGCACCCTGGGCGAACGACTGTGCGACATTTTCTCTCTGCCCGCCGTGGAGCACCTGAACCGGCCCTACCCCCGGGATATTGGCGCGGAAACCGCCGTCGCCATGCTGCGCCAACGGATGGACCGCTACTTTGGCCCGGGCCAGGTGAAGGTCAGCATCAGCGATGACATCGTCTCCGATGCCGCCGCCGGGGGCGATACCATCAAGGTCAATCGACGCGCTTCATTCTCCGAGCTGGACATTCAGGTGCTGGAAGTCCATGAGGGCTGGGTGCATATTGGCACGACTCTCAACGGCCGTGAGCAGCCCTGGGCCACCTGGCTGAGCGTGGGCTCGCCCCGGATAACCGGCATCCAGGAGGGCATGGCGGTCCTGATGGAAACCCTGACCTTCAGCTCTTTCCCGCAGCGGGCCCGACGGGTCAGCGACCGGGTGGTGGCGGTGGACCTGGCAGAACAGGGGGCGGATTTCTGCGAGGTGTATCGCTATTTTCTGGAGCGCGGGGTCAGTGAGCACGACAGCTATCGGGTCACCCAACGGGTGTTTCGCGGCGGCCAGGTCAGTGGCGATCGGGGCGCGGTTTTCACCAAGGATATTTCCTATGTGAAAGGTTTTGTGGAAAATGTAAACTTTATCCGCAGCGCCATTCAGTCCGGGGTTCCGGAGATTATTCCGATGTTGTTTGTGGGTAAAGTGACCCTGGATGATCTGCCGCTACTGTACGAACGCTACCTGGAAGGTGTAATCTCCGCCCCCCGGCATTTGCCGCCGATGTTCCGCGATCTGAATGGGCTTTATGTCTGGTTCGGTTTTTCGAGCAGTCTGTCGCTGATGAACATCGCACGGGTGCAGCAGCACTTCAGTAAGCTTTTTGAGCAATTACCGGCCACTGCCCCGCTGTATCCGGGCTCAAACAACGGCAAGCGCGACGCCGAATTGGATTGA
- a CDS encoding Rieske (2Fe-2S) protein produces MAYQALETLHQLYDGYRRVFRLAGQELLLLQEEGRTYLLVNRCPHMEAPLHKASVQGEVLRCPVHGIEFDLLSGRALNGPEGCVGPLAFVPIVYEGNTLGVDL; encoded by the coding sequence ATGGCGTATCAGGCATTGGAAACTCTGCACCAGCTCTACGATGGCTACCGCCGGGTCTTTCGGCTCGCGGGGCAGGAGCTTCTGTTGTTGCAGGAGGAGGGGCGGACCTACCTGCTGGTCAACCGCTGCCCGCACATGGAGGCGCCGCTGCATAAGGCCAGCGTCCAGGGCGAGGTGTTGCGCTGCCCGGTCCATGGGATCGAATTTGACCTGCTCTCTGGGCGGGCGCTCAACGGCCCCGAGGGGTGTGTGGGCCCCCTGGCTTTTGTCCCCATCGTCTACGAGGGCAATACCCTGGGCGTAGACCTTTAA
- a CDS encoding FmdB family zinc ribbon protein, producing the protein MPIYEYQCQSCNHNMEALQKLSDEPLVDCPACGQASLKKKISAAGFRLKGSGWYETDFKKSNQKNLAGERGGSKSAESSSGGDKASKPANSSAASA; encoded by the coding sequence ATGCCCATCTACGAATATCAGTGTCAATCCTGTAACCACAATATGGAAGCACTGCAGAAGCTCAGCGACGAGCCTCTGGTAGACTGCCCGGCCTGTGGCCAGGCGAGCCTGAAAAAGAAAATCTCAGCGGCGGGCTTTCGCCTGAAAGGCAGCGGCTGGTACGAGACGGACTTCAAAAAGTCCAACCAGAAAAACCTGGCGGGCGAGCGCGGCGGCAGTAAGAGCGCCGAGAGCAGCTCCGGGGGTGACAAGGCCTCCAAACCCGCCAACTCCAGCGCAGCGTCGGCCTGA
- the aspS gene encoding aspartate--tRNA ligase: MRSDYCGTLTAKDIDREVTLCGWVDRRRDHGGVIFIDLRDREGIVQVVFDPDTGDHFNLADRVRGEYVLQVTGKVRARDAATVNPNMATGEVEVYGTGLTILNEAETTPFPLDSHASVGEDVRLKFRYLDLRRAEMQKGLKFRSKVTNLVRNYLDDQGFLDIETPILTRATPEGARDYLVPSRTHENKFFALPQSPQLFKQLLMVSGFDRYYQIAKCFRDEDLRADRQPEFTQIDIETSFMDEEGIMSVTEGMIRTIFQTLKEVDLGDFPRMTYADAMQKYGSDKPDLRIPLELVDVKDLMGEVDFKVFSGPAKDPKGRVTALKVPGGNEKLTRKQIDDYTKFVGIYGAKGLAYIKVNDKNDLEEGLQSPIVKFLPTDVRKAILERVEADNGDLIFFGADKATVVSEALGALRCKLGEDLELYTCEWAPLWVVDFPMFEEEDDGSLNSLHHPFTAPSCSPEELEKSPETALSRAYDMVLNGTELGGGSIRIHNQTMQQAVFRALGIGEEEQREKFGFLLDALKYGAPPHGGLAFGLDRLIMLMIGAGSIRDVIAFPKTQSAACVMTDAPGAVDEQQLKDLHIRLRKKEKPASE; this comes from the coding sequence ATGCGCAGTGATTACTGTGGCACACTGACAGCCAAAGACATTGATCGGGAAGTGACCCTGTGTGGGTGGGTTGATCGCCGCCGTGACCACGGTGGTGTCATCTTTATCGACCTGCGCGATCGCGAGGGTATTGTACAGGTGGTGTTCGATCCGGATACCGGCGATCATTTCAATCTGGCTGACCGGGTCCGCGGCGAGTACGTGCTGCAGGTGACCGGTAAGGTGCGCGCCCGGGATGCCGCCACGGTCAATCCCAACATGGCCACCGGTGAGGTGGAAGTCTACGGCACCGGCCTGACCATCCTGAACGAGGCGGAAACCACCCCCTTCCCGCTGGACTCCCACGCGTCCGTGGGCGAGGACGTCCGCCTCAAGTTCCGCTACCTGGACCTGCGCCGGGCGGAAATGCAGAAAGGCCTGAAATTCCGCTCCAAGGTCACCAATCTGGTGCGTAACTACCTGGACGACCAGGGCTTCCTGGACATCGAAACCCCGATTCTGACCCGCGCCACCCCCGAGGGTGCCCGGGATTACCTGGTGCCCTCTCGCACCCACGAGAACAAATTTTTCGCTCTGCCCCAGTCTCCCCAGCTGTTCAAACAGCTGTTGATGGTGTCTGGGTTCGATCGCTACTACCAGATCGCCAAGTGCTTCCGCGATGAAGACCTGCGCGCCGATCGCCAGCCGGAATTCACCCAGATCGATATTGAAACCTCCTTTATGGACGAAGAGGGCATCATGTCGGTCACCGAGGGCATGATCCGCACCATCTTCCAGACACTTAAAGAGGTGGACCTGGGCGACTTCCCGCGCATGACCTATGCCGATGCGATGCAGAAGTACGGCTCCGACAAGCCGGACCTGCGTATCCCGCTGGAGCTGGTGGATGTAAAGGATCTGATGGGCGAGGTGGACTTCAAGGTCTTCTCCGGCCCGGCCAAAGACCCCAAAGGCCGCGTCACCGCCCTGAAAGTGCCCGGCGGCAACGAGAAGCTGACCCGCAAGCAGATCGACGACTACACCAAGTTTGTTGGCATCTACGGTGCCAAGGGCTTGGCCTACATCAAGGTCAATGACAAAAATGATCTGGAAGAGGGCCTGCAGTCGCCGATCGTGAAGTTCCTGCCCACCGACGTGCGCAAAGCCATTCTGGAGCGGGTAGAAGCCGACAATGGCGACCTGATCTTCTTCGGTGCCGATAAGGCCACCGTGGTAAGCGAAGCCTTGGGCGCGCTGCGCTGCAAGCTGGGTGAAGATCTGGAGCTGTACACCTGCGAGTGGGCTCCCCTGTGGGTGGTCGACTTCCCGATGTTCGAGGAAGAAGACGACGGTTCTCTGAACAGTCTGCACCACCCGTTCACCGCGCCTTCCTGCTCCCCGGAGGAGCTGGAGAAGAGCCCGGAGACGGCCCTGTCCCGCGCCTACGATATGGTGCTCAACGGCACCGAGCTGGGTGGCGGCTCTATCCGTATTCACAACCAGACCATGCAGCAGGCGGTATTCCGCGCGCTGGGCATTGGTGAAGAGGAGCAGCGCGAGAAGTTCGGCTTCCTGCTGGATGCCCTCAAATACGGCGCCCCCCCGCACGGTGGCCTGGCCTTCGGTCTGGACCGTCTGATCATGCTGATGATCGGCGCCGGTTCGATCCGCGATGTGATCGCCTTCCCGAAAACCCAAAGCGCCGCCTGCGTCATGACCGACGCGCCGGGTGCGGTAGACGAACAGCAGCTCAAAGACCTGCACATCCGTCTGCGTAAAAAAGAGAAGCCCGCGAGCGAGTAG
- a CDS encoding YebC/PmpR family DNA-binding transcriptional regulator, with protein sequence MAGHSKWANIKHRKAAQDAKRGKVFTKIIRELTVAAKGGAAPEDNPRLRTAMDKALGANMKKDTIDKAIARGAGAGEGDNYEEVTYEGYGANGIAVLVECMTDNKNRTVSEVRHAFSKRGGNLGTDGSVAYLFTRMGQISFEGITEEDIMEAALEAGAEDIVTNSDGTIDVRTPFEEYFAVKEALVAAGFEPTNSEIIMLPSTTIEVDKEGAEKLLALIDMLEDLDDVQNVYTNGDIPDEVMEQLNA encoded by the coding sequence ATGGCTGGCCACAGTAAATGGGCAAACATCAAACACCGCAAAGCCGCCCAGGACGCCAAACGCGGTAAAGTATTCACCAAAATCATTCGCGAGCTTACCGTCGCCGCCAAAGGCGGCGCCGCGCCTGAAGACAACCCCCGCCTGCGCACCGCCATGGACAAGGCGCTTGGCGCCAACATGAAAAAGGACACCATCGACAAGGCCATTGCCCGTGGCGCCGGGGCCGGTGAGGGCGACAACTACGAAGAAGTCACCTACGAAGGCTACGGCGCCAATGGCATCGCCGTGCTGGTCGAATGCATGACCGACAACAAAAACCGCACCGTCTCCGAAGTGCGCCACGCCTTCAGCAAACGCGGCGGCAACCTTGGCACCGACGGCTCGGTAGCCTACCTGTTCACCCGCATGGGCCAGATCAGCTTCGAGGGCATCACCGAAGAAGACATCATGGAAGCCGCGCTGGAAGCCGGGGCCGAGGACATCGTCACCAACAGTGACGGCACCATCGACGTGCGCACGCCCTTCGAGGAGTACTTCGCAGTGAAAGAAGCGCTGGTGGCCGCCGGCTTCGAGCCGACCAACAGCGAAATCATCATGCTCCCGTCCACCACCATTGAAGTGGACAAAGAAGGTGCTGAGAAGCTGTTGGCGCTGATCGACATGCTCGAAGACCTGGACGATGTCCAGAACGTCTACACCAACGGCGACATCCCCGATGAGGTGATGGAGCAACTGAACGCATAA